A genomic region of Dendrosporobacter quercicolus contains the following coding sequences:
- a CDS encoding NAD(P)-dependent oxidoreductase, translating into MHQVKAGTPKPMIYYTHQVPAEGPRLLRPYFKVIVNSSPQPPDLAQILAAARDAYGLCISVRDYIDEWLLAQMPKLRIIASFGRGSDNVDSEAAARKGIVVAQNDGAIMSEPVADLAWSLLLGLARKIVSGDQAVRSGLFSGWSPSPHYGLGVSGKSLGIIGMGQLGKAVASRAAGFKLRLYYAQPDRLPSGQESLLGLTHLSLQALLREADFICVCCPLTKGTVHLIGSKELRMMKPAAILVNPSRGSVVDEEAVVAALANNRIGGYGADVFEMEDYCPGKHSAAISPQLLKMQDRTLFAPHAGTAIAETRVLMAQKQAEAVLNGYCRLNPGSN; encoded by the coding sequence GTGCATCAAGTTAAGGCGGGCACGCCCAAACCCATGATTTATTACACCCATCAGGTTCCCGCGGAAGGACCGCGCTTATTGCGGCCTTATTTCAAGGTCATCGTCAATTCGTCGCCGCAGCCGCCGGACCTGGCCCAAATACTGGCGGCGGCCCGGGATGCGTATGGACTCTGCATTTCAGTCCGTGATTACATTGATGAATGGCTGCTGGCGCAAATGCCTAAGCTGCGAATCATTGCCAGCTTTGGACGGGGCAGCGATAATGTCGATAGCGAGGCCGCCGCCCGGAAGGGCATTGTTGTCGCTCAAAATGACGGAGCCATCATGAGTGAGCCTGTGGCTGATTTAGCCTGGAGTCTCCTGTTAGGCTTAGCCCGGAAAATCGTCTCCGGCGATCAGGCGGTGCGTTCCGGCCTCTTTTCCGGCTGGAGTCCTTCCCCGCACTACGGCTTGGGAGTATCGGGAAAGAGCTTGGGCATTATTGGCATGGGACAGCTTGGCAAGGCGGTGGCCAGCCGGGCGGCGGGATTTAAGCTGCGTCTTTATTACGCTCAGCCGGACCGGCTGCCCTCCGGCCAAGAGTCGCTCCTTGGTCTGACCCATCTTTCACTGCAAGCCCTGCTGAGAGAAGCGGATTTTATTTGTGTATGCTGTCCCCTGACCAAGGGTACAGTTCATCTCATCGGTTCAAAAGAACTCCGTATGATGAAACCTGCCGCCATCCTCGTAAATCCCAGCCGGGGCTCGGTTGTCGACGAAGAAGCCGTGGTTGCGGCGCTGGCAAACAATCGTATCGGCGGCTATGGCGCGGATGTTTTTGAAATGGAAGATTACTGCCCCGGGAAGCACAGCGCCGCCATATCGCCGCAGTTGTTGAAAATGCAGGACCGGACCCTTTTCGCGCCCCACGCCGGGACGGCAATTGCTGAAACCAGAGTCCTGATGGCCCAAAAGCAGGCGGAGGCTGTTCTAAACGGATACTGCCGGCTAAACCCAGGCTCAAATTAA
- a CDS encoding SDR family oxidoreductase yields the protein MGEPEEIAKVALFLASDDSSFVNGTVVIADAGWTAY from the coding sequence GTGGGTGAGCCGGAAGAAATTGCTAAAGTTGCTTTATTCCTGGCTTCAGATGATTCCAGTTTTGTGAACGGTACAGTTGTGATAGCAGATGCAGGCTGGACTGCTTATTAG
- a CDS encoding EamA family transporter, whose translation MEHLWLIFSLLSAFSASLVGIFGKLGLTSADPNAATAVRAIIMAVFLFGVVIVQGNLQEIPAIIADKKVLLYIGLSGLAGALSWLFYFWALKFGKVSQVAPIDKLSVVIAAVLAVIFLGEKINLLNAVGIGLIAIGALIVSIS comes from the coding sequence ATGGAGCATTTATGGTTGATCTTTAGCCTGTTATCGGCATTTAGCGCTTCCTTGGTCGGGATCTTTGGCAAGCTTGGCTTAACGTCAGCCGATCCCAATGCGGCCACTGCGGTACGGGCAATTATTATGGCTGTCTTTTTGTTTGGCGTTGTCATTGTCCAGGGCAATCTACAAGAAATTCCCGCAATTATTGCCGATAAGAAAGTACTGCTGTACATTGGCTTGAGCGGACTTGCCGGCGCCCTGTCCTGGCTGTTTTATTTCTGGGCCCTGAAGTTTGGCAAAGTAAGCCAGGTCGCTCCGATTGATAAGCTCAGTGTTGTGATTGCGGCTGTTTTGGCTGTTATTTTTCTTGGTGAAAAAATAAATTTACTAAATGCTGTAGGCATCGGGCTGATTGCCATTGGCGCGCTCATTGTTTCCATCAGTTGA
- a CDS encoding siderophore ABC transporter substrate-binding protein, with amino-acid sequence MKKRLASLLAAAMLAITLTGCSSSTATTGSTQTQAAATIKVTHNLGETEVPLNPQRVVVYDFGMLDTLDALGVAPTLALPKNNVPPYLAKYKGDAYADAGDFFAKDLETVNNFKPDLIILGGRQGKVYEEMSKIAPTIVMGGIDSTKYMEDLSRYNLMIGEIFGKKAEAQAALDKISARINEVRAVAEKNDGKALIVLTNDGNLSAFGPGSRFGLIHNVLGIKPVDPTINVGMHGAKIGFEYFEAKNPDMIFVVDRTVVVGGSNKAAATLDNAMVRSTNAAKNGKIIFLDPGTWYLTGNGLESASRMIEEVAAVLGM; translated from the coding sequence ATGAAAAAACGATTGGCTTCTTTACTGGCTGCCGCTATGCTGGCAATTACCCTGACCGGATGTTCAAGTTCAACAGCCACTACGGGTTCTACGCAGACGCAGGCTGCGGCTACGATTAAAGTAACCCATAATCTTGGCGAGACGGAAGTGCCCCTCAACCCGCAACGGGTAGTTGTGTACGACTTTGGGATGCTGGATACGCTGGACGCGTTAGGCGTGGCCCCTACTCTTGCTTTGCCGAAAAACAATGTGCCGCCTTACCTTGCCAAATACAAAGGCGACGCCTATGCTGACGCGGGTGATTTTTTCGCCAAGGATCTGGAAACGGTCAACAATTTCAAGCCTGATCTGATTATTCTTGGCGGCCGCCAGGGGAAGGTTTACGAAGAGATGAGCAAAATTGCGCCCACTATTGTTATGGGCGGCATTGACAGCACCAAATATATGGAGGATCTCTCCCGCTATAATTTGATGATCGGTGAAATTTTCGGCAAAAAAGCGGAAGCTCAGGCGGCCTTGGATAAAATCAGCGCTAGGATTAATGAGGTCAGGGCTGTGGCCGAGAAGAACGACGGCAAGGCTCTGATTGTTCTCACCAATGACGGCAACCTCAGCGCATTCGGTCCCGGCTCCCGCTTCGGTTTAATCCATAATGTGCTGGGCATCAAGCCTGTTGATCCCACCATTAATGTCGGTATGCACGGAGCGAAGATCGGCTTCGAGTATTTTGAAGCCAAGAATCCGGACATGATCTTTGTTGTCGACAGGACGGTTGTTGTCGGCGGCTCGAACAAGGCTGCAGCCACCCTGGATAATGCAATGGTCCGGTCAACAAATGCGGCCAAGAACGGCAAGATTATTTTTCTTGATCCCGGTACCTGGTATTTGACAGGTAATGGATTGGAATCTGCATCAAGGATGATCGAGGAAGTTGCTGCGGTACTGGGTATGTAA
- a CDS encoding ABC transporter ATP-binding protein yields MIEIKNAFKKYGGKTVVDRVSVTLEEGKLTAFIGSNGAGKSTLISMASRLLKMNGGEIYIDGTELQRWNHEQLARKISILRQANHTNLRLTIRELVSFGRYPYSRGKLTAEDLAQIDQAIDYMGIAAIQDSFLDELSGGQRQMAYIAMVIAQDTKYIFLDEPLNNLDMKHSVQIMKILRNLVDEKGKTILIVIHDINFVSCYADHIVALKAGRLLKSGPTAEIIKPEVLAEIYDMHIDICQIRGNNICVYYT; encoded by the coding sequence ATGATTGAGATTAAAAACGCTTTTAAAAAGTATGGCGGCAAAACGGTGGTCGATCGGGTTTCGGTCACGCTGGAAGAGGGAAAACTGACTGCCTTTATCGGCAGTAACGGTGCGGGAAAAAGCACCTTGATTTCCATGGCAAGCCGTTTACTGAAAATGAACGGGGGGGAGATCTATATTGACGGCACTGAGCTGCAGCGCTGGAATCACGAGCAGCTTGCCAGGAAAATCTCTATCCTGCGCCAGGCCAATCACACAAATTTGCGGCTGACCATACGGGAGCTCGTAAGCTTCGGCCGTTATCCTTATTCCCGGGGAAAGCTTACCGCTGAGGACTTGGCCCAAATCGACCAGGCCATTGACTATATGGGAATTGCGGCTATTCAGGACAGCTTTCTGGATGAACTCAGCGGCGGGCAGCGGCAAATGGCTTACATCGCCATGGTGATTGCCCAGGACACCAAATACATCTTTTTGGATGAACCGCTCAATAATCTGGATATGAAGCACTCGGTCCAAATTATGAAAATATTACGCAATCTGGTCGACGAAAAAGGCAAGACCATTCTCATCGTCATTCACGATATTAACTTTGTTTCATGCTACGCCGATCATATTGTTGCCCTCAAGGCCGGCCGCTTGCTGAAAAGTGGGCCAACCGCCGAGATTATCAAGCCCGAAGTGCTTGCTGAAATTTATGATATGCATATCGACATCTGTCAGATCCGGGGCAACAATATCTGTGTCTATTATACCTGA
- a CDS encoding iron chelate uptake ABC transporter family permease subunit gives MRFKVLCIAPGKFRLPADKRARTILLFLAFLAVGAVCLFLFQGISPENAAFNLPRRAMKITAMVLVAICTGYSAVVFQTITENRILTPSVMGLDALYLFIQSLVVFLFGAQQLTMMDATLHFLLSAGGMMLASGILYQFIFDGENRNVYVLVLIGIVMGIFFSGIASFMQMLIDPNEFLVLQDAMFASFKIINEDLLFISAAITIFVLLFSWRDLSRFDVLGLGRDTAISLGVGYNGLVRRTLLMVAVLVSVATALVGPITFLGILLVSLAREILNTFRHRDMILGAVLIGVIALVLGQFMVERILQTTTTVGVILNFVGGTCFIVLLLRESKR, from the coding sequence ATGCGGTTTAAAGTGCTTTGTATTGCGCCCGGAAAATTCCGGTTGCCAGCGGACAAACGCGCCCGGACAATCCTGCTGTTTCTTGCCTTTCTTGCTGTTGGGGCGGTGTGCCTGTTCCTTTTTCAGGGGATCAGCCCGGAGAACGCGGCTTTCAATCTGCCCCGGCGCGCCATGAAAATAACCGCCATGGTATTGGTGGCGATATGCACCGGCTATTCTGCCGTGGTATTCCAAACCATTACCGAGAACCGGATTTTAACGCCCAGTGTGATGGGGCTTGATGCGTTATATTTGTTCATTCAGTCGCTGGTGGTGTTTCTGTTTGGCGCGCAGCAGCTTACGATGATGGACGCTACACTGCATTTTCTGCTGTCCGCCGGCGGGATGATGCTGGCTTCCGGCATCCTTTATCAATTTATTTTTGATGGCGAGAACCGCAATGTGTATGTTCTGGTTTTGATTGGCATCGTCATGGGGATTTTTTTCAGCGGCATCGCTTCTTTTATGCAAATGCTGATCGATCCCAATGAGTTTTTGGTTTTACAGGATGCGATGTTTGCGAGCTTTAAAATCATCAATGAGGATTTGCTGTTTATTTCAGCTGCCATCACTATTTTTGTCTTGCTGTTTTCCTGGCGAGACCTGTCACGGTTTGATGTATTGGGGCTTGGCCGGGACACGGCGATCAGCCTGGGCGTCGGCTATAACGGCCTGGTTCGGCGTACTCTGCTGATGGTAGCCGTACTGGTATCGGTCGCCACGGCTCTAGTCGGCCCCATCACTTTTCTGGGGATTCTGTTAGTCAGTTTAGCCAGAGAGATTCTGAATACGTTCCGGCACCGGGACATGATTTTAGGCGCCGTGTTGATTGGCGTGATTGCACTGGTGCTGGGACAGTTTATGGTGGAGCGGATATTGCAGACCACAACTACCGTTGGTGTCATTTTGAATTTTGTCGGAGGGACATGCTTTATTGTTCTGTTATTGAGGGAGAGCAAGCGATGA
- a CDS encoding ABC transporter permease: MNKQFFMARPLMILMLLLLSALSVLIGVKDIDFLQLGSRDVYIILISRLPRLISIIVAGSSIGITGLIMQTITKNKFVSPTTAGTVQWTRLGILVAILFFGGESHFTKMSVAFAFSLFGSFLFIGLLSRIKVKNAVLIPLIGLMLGSVVSAITTYFAYHYDLVQNMSSWLQGDFSLITKGRYELLYLGIPFLIIGYLFADKFTIAGMGGDFARNLGLKYEQVVAVGLVIVSMITAVVTVTVGALPFLDLIVPNIVSMAKGDNLKNSLLDTALIGTNFVLACDILGRVLLFPYEIPIGMIVSVSGSAIFLWMIFRRSQHAV; encoded by the coding sequence ATGAATAAGCAATTTTTCATGGCAAGACCATTGATGATTTTGATGTTGCTCCTATTATCCGCCTTGTCCGTACTGATCGGGGTTAAGGATATTGATTTCCTGCAGCTTGGTAGCCGCGATGTGTATATCATACTGATCAGCCGGCTGCCAAGGCTGATCAGTATCATTGTGGCGGGGAGCAGCATCGGCATTACCGGATTGATTATGCAGACAATTACCAAAAACAAATTCGTTTCCCCGACAACAGCGGGAACCGTTCAGTGGACCCGCCTGGGAATCCTGGTTGCGATTTTGTTTTTCGGTGGTGAAAGCCACTTTACCAAGATGTCGGTCGCTTTTGCCTTCTCTTTGTTCGGCTCATTCCTGTTTATCGGTCTGTTGTCCCGGATTAAAGTGAAAAATGCGGTGCTCATCCCGCTGATCGGGCTGATGCTGGGCAGCGTGGTTTCGGCGATAACCACCTATTTTGCCTATCACTACGACCTGGTTCAAAATATGTCCTCCTGGCTGCAGGGTGATTTCTCTTTAATCACAAAGGGCCGGTACGAGCTGTTGTACCTGGGAATTCCTTTTTTGATCATCGGCTATCTCTTTGCCGATAAGTTCACCATTGCCGGCATGGGCGGGGATTTTGCCCGCAATCTCGGCCTTAAGTACGAACAGGTCGTTGCCGTCGGTCTGGTGATCGTTTCGATGATTACCGCCGTTGTAACGGTGACGGTCGGCGCCTTGCCGTTTCTTGATCTGATTGTACCGAATATCGTCAGCATGGCGAAAGGGGATAATCTAAAAAACAGCCTGCTGGATACCGCGCTGATCGGTACAAATTTTGTATTGGCCTGCGATATCCTGGGAAGAGTGTTGCTGTTTCCCTATGAGATCCCCATTGGTATGATTGTGAGCGTCAGCGGCAGCGCCATTTTCCTGTGGATGATTTTCAGGAGGAGTCAGCATGCGGTTTAA
- a CDS encoding PepSY-associated TM helix domain-containing protein: protein MMQYWYKIHKWTSLVCAVFLLIMCASALPLIFKQEINDFNRVQRPAVSRPAPSQAAPAPTETPPVSLARQATNLLDRHPGYSLRTVSLDYEQQSARFSLQVEGKRLQISTDLQTGRVIEQSERSAGHGGRGGQSDNQIKYAVIPEFLNFMHIMHVNLYLGAFGRSLLGWMCGLSIVSLLTGLYLYAPFMRTMPFGAIRTAPRRNWWMDWHKLSGIVTLVWAVLLCLSGFILVFGGPVSNAWNENVRQALLAQYQGTPVSTSRISLDDVLETAQRALPERKITSIELPQEGGKMPWHYVVRTQGEGFAAHFQEFVWVDASTGTVTATIAQPWYLQAISLARPAHFSNHDTLALKILWFVTDALTCFMIITGIYAWFVKFRPVRPAAQKQTQAVRPVRQSNRQIWLQPVIIIVLSVVGILAPLAGGQYNTPATLALATPLILTVYYWLRR, encoded by the coding sequence ATGATGCAATACTGGTATAAAATACATAAATGGACCAGTTTGGTTTGTGCTGTTTTTCTGCTGATTATGTGCGCCAGCGCCTTACCGCTGATCTTCAAACAGGAAATTAACGACTTTAACCGGGTGCAGAGACCGGCGGTTTCAAGGCCTGCACCGTCGCAGGCAGCACCTGCACCGACGGAGACACCACCCGTTTCTTTGGCCAGGCAGGCAACAAATCTTCTTGACCGTCATCCCGGCTACAGCCTGCGCACGGTTTCGCTGGATTATGAACAGCAAAGCGCGCGGTTTTCCCTGCAAGTGGAAGGAAAAAGGCTGCAGATCAGTACGGACCTTCAGACTGGCCGGGTGATTGAACAGTCTGAACGGAGTGCCGGCCATGGTGGCCGGGGCGGACAGTCCGATAACCAAATCAAGTACGCGGTTATCCCTGAGTTTCTTAATTTTATGCACATCATGCATGTGAACCTGTATCTGGGGGCCTTCGGACGGAGCCTGCTGGGCTGGATGTGCGGGTTAAGCATTGTTTCCCTGCTGACCGGCTTGTATTTGTATGCGCCGTTTATGAGAACCATGCCCTTTGGCGCCATCCGTACTGCACCCCGCCGGAACTGGTGGATGGACTGGCATAAGCTGTCGGGCATTGTCACGCTGGTCTGGGCGGTATTGTTGTGTTTGAGCGGATTCATTCTGGTCTTTGGCGGTCCGGTGAGCAATGCCTGGAATGAAAATGTCCGTCAGGCGTTGTTGGCCCAATATCAGGGAACGCCTGTTTCGACATCGCGCATTTCTCTTGATGATGTGCTGGAAACCGCCCAAAGAGCCTTGCCTGAGCGGAAGATAACGTCAATTGAGCTGCCGCAGGAAGGCGGAAAAATGCCCTGGCATTATGTTGTTCGCACTCAGGGCGAAGGCTTTGCCGCGCATTTTCAGGAGTTTGTCTGGGTTGATGCGTCGACCGGCACTGTTACAGCCACAATTGCCCAGCCCTGGTATCTGCAGGCAATTTCGCTGGCCAGGCCGGCTCATTTCAGCAACCATGACACCTTAGCGTTAAAAATTCTGTGGTTTGTCACCGATGCGCTGACTTGCTTTATGATTATTACCGGTATTTACGCCTGGTTCGTAAAATTCCGGCCGGTCAGACCGGCGGCACAAAAGCAGACCCAGGCAGTGCGTCCGGTACGGCAGTCAAACCGGCAAATCTGGCTGCAGCCGGTTATCATAATCGTCCTGTCTGTGGTCGGCATTTTGGCGCCGCTGGCCGGCGGACAATATAATACGCCGGCGACGCTTGCTTTGGCCACACCGCTCATCCTGACGGTATATTACTGGCTGCGCCGCTAA
- a CDS encoding TonB-dependent receptor domain-containing protein — protein MNVGIKQNKKKIGLLAIGLSVALSLPAYAAENDPIFQFDEVVVTASGFEQDIVDAPASITVITKEDINRRGYTDLAGILSDVEGVDVRSSASRLGGANVSIRGMGSDYTLVLVDGIPQNGDRGVGPNGYSVGLGTFVPPLATIERVEIIRGPMSTLYGTEAMGGVVNIITKKVTDEWNHNLTLDYTLHENSEWGSVTRYSLFSSGPLVEDKVGLALRGNFLRRAGSSVTNDQGDLVTTRGANPIALRNYSLGGKVTWKLDDSNSLWLDAETATSDFSKAPGSATQNNPLRFDRDKVTLGSDNKVSYGDWSTTLTYNTTELKGYGAASGAPRKLKNENLIFETKLVAPVGDAHTLTAGGRYWDAKLESSVITADGLPNPEAKTTSLFVEDEWRLREDLAFTYGARYDHHNFFGGNTSPRGYLVWKASDKWTLKGGVSTGFKAPTLTQTTDGHTGGTGGTSSDILVRGNPNLKPEESVNRELGFYYQHPTGFSANATLFHTDFKNRISSTATWADESGQLWQSYENVDKAKIDGLELGTKIPLAQDLALNLNYTYLESEQIGGANDGTRLNNTPKHAVNARLNWQADEKTNAWLRAEYRGKMTRYNKKAENYTATEQAVVDALGKDIGSYTVLDLGVSRKLTQNVTLNFSVNNLLDKDFGKTAIVNGTTYYKYIGGSGQSPSGTYLAGRNYWVSVNYNF, from the coding sequence GTGAATGTTGGTATAAAACAAAATAAGAAAAAGATCGGGCTGTTGGCTATCGGTCTAAGTGTTGCCTTGAGTTTGCCTGCTTACGCTGCCGAGAACGATCCTATTTTCCAGTTCGACGAAGTGGTGGTAACGGCCTCCGGCTTTGAACAGGATATTGTCGACGCACCGGCTAGTATTACGGTAATTACAAAAGAGGATATCAACCGGCGTGGCTATACGGATCTTGCGGGTATCCTGTCCGATGTGGAAGGCGTTGACGTGCGCAGCTCCGCCAGCAGACTGGGTGGGGCGAATGTCAGCATCCGCGGTATGGGTAGCGACTATACGCTGGTTCTGGTGGACGGCATTCCCCAGAATGGGGACCGGGGTGTCGGACCGAACGGCTATAGTGTTGGGCTCGGTACTTTCGTGCCGCCGCTGGCGACAATTGAACGCGTTGAAATCATTCGTGGTCCGATGTCCACCCTGTACGGAACCGAGGCTATGGGCGGCGTGGTGAATATCATTACCAAAAAGGTAACTGACGAGTGGAATCATAACCTGACGTTGGACTACACCCTTCACGAGAATTCGGAATGGGGCAGTGTAACCCGTTATTCTTTATTTTCGAGCGGCCCACTTGTCGAGGATAAAGTGGGACTGGCCTTGCGCGGTAACTTTCTTCGGCGGGCCGGATCCTCTGTTACCAATGATCAGGGTGATCTAGTTACCACCAGAGGGGCAAATCCCATTGCCTTAAGAAACTACAGCCTAGGCGGCAAAGTAACCTGGAAACTGGATGACAGCAACAGCCTCTGGTTGGACGCTGAGACGGCCACTAGCGATTTTTCCAAAGCACCGGGTTCGGCTACACAGAACAATCCGCTGCGCTTTGACCGCGACAAGGTGACGCTGGGCAGCGATAATAAGGTGTCCTATGGCGACTGGAGCACTACCCTGACCTATAACACCACCGAACTGAAAGGCTATGGCGCAGCTAGCGGCGCGCCCCGCAAGCTGAAGAACGAAAACCTGATTTTTGAGACCAAATTGGTTGCGCCGGTTGGCGACGCTCATACGCTGACCGCGGGCGGACGGTACTGGGATGCAAAATTGGAGAGCAGTGTGATAACCGCTGACGGCCTGCCTAACCCCGAGGCGAAAACCACTTCGCTGTTTGTGGAAGACGAATGGCGGCTGCGGGAGGATCTGGCCTTTACTTATGGCGCCCGTTATGACCATCACAATTTTTTTGGCGGAAATACCAGCCCGCGAGGTTACCTGGTCTGGAAGGCGAGTGACAAGTGGACGCTGAAAGGCGGTGTCAGCACCGGTTTCAAAGCCCCTACCCTGACGCAGACGACGGACGGTCATACCGGCGGTACCGGCGGTACGAGCAGTGATATACTGGTTAGAGGCAACCCCAACCTCAAGCCCGAGGAAAGCGTAAACAGGGAACTGGGCTTTTACTACCAGCATCCTACCGGTTTCAGCGCCAATGCCACCCTGTTCCACACGGATTTTAAAAATCGAATCAGTAGCACCGCTACCTGGGCGGATGAAAGCGGTCAGCTGTGGCAATCTTACGAAAACGTAGACAAAGCCAAGATCGACGGTCTTGAATTGGGCACCAAAATTCCGCTGGCCCAGGACTTGGCGTTGAATCTGAATTACACCTACCTTGAAAGCGAACAGATTGGCGGCGCAAATGACGGTACTAGGCTCAACAATACGCCTAAACATGCGGTAAATGCGCGGCTGAACTGGCAGGCGGACGAAAAGACCAACGCCTGGCTAAGAGCGGAATACCGCGGCAAAATGACCCGGTATAACAAAAAAGCGGAAAATTATACCGCTACGGAGCAGGCAGTGGTTGATGCGCTTGGCAAGGACATTGGCTCCTATACAGTGCTTGATCTGGGGGTATCCCGTAAGCTAACCCAGAATGTTACATTAAATTTCTCTGTCAATAATCTGCTTGATAAAGATTTCGGCAAAACCGCCATAGTAAATGGCACGACTTACTATAAATATATCGGCGGCTCCGGACAAAGTCCTAGTGGCACTTATCTGGCGGGACGGAATTATTGGGTATCCGTGAATTACAATTTCTAA
- a CDS encoding LysR family transcriptional regulator — protein MDLLQLKYFQTVAKLEHMTKAAHALQIAQPALSVTIARLEEDVGVPLFNRTGRNIVLNEYGKAFLERVTRALNELEAGRQEVSDLSGSEFGYVSIASTFMSKRFCNRLASFAQLYPKVNFQLTQTTNENAKLRLLESGEVDFIFTIKKIERPDIVCVPLVEKDIFLAVSPVHRLANRGTVALEELAGEPFINLKADESIQEFCHAMCLKRGFAPKVVCTCDSSQGLVNLVSAGFGVTFFPSPGRQKPNSPFVLLKVEDFDYKSFLYLAWKEKRYFSKAALYFREYVIHQSKVKKKRNRFSTVR, from the coding sequence ATGGATTTATTGCAGTTGAAATATTTTCAGACGGTGGCCAAGCTTGAACACATGACAAAGGCGGCTCACGCATTACAAATTGCGCAGCCTGCTCTAAGCGTGACAATTGCCCGGCTGGAAGAAGATGTAGGTGTTCCTTTGTTTAACCGGACCGGCCGGAATATTGTGCTGAATGAATACGGAAAAGCTTTTTTAGAGAGGGTAACCCGCGCCCTGAATGAGCTTGAGGCCGGGCGCCAGGAAGTTTCCGATTTGTCAGGCAGCGAATTCGGCTATGTGTCTATTGCGTCTACCTTTATGAGCAAACGATTTTGCAACCGTTTAGCTTCCTTTGCGCAGCTTTATCCAAAAGTAAATTTCCAGCTTACGCAGACAACGAATGAAAATGCCAAATTGCGGTTACTGGAAAGCGGGGAAGTTGACTTTATTTTTACTATTAAGAAAATTGAACGGCCGGATATCGTGTGCGTTCCCTTGGTGGAAAAAGATATTTTTCTGGCTGTGTCACCCGTTCATCGCCTGGCTAACCGTGGTACTGTTGCTCTGGAAGAATTGGCCGGGGAACCTTTTATCAACCTGAAAGCCGATGAAAGCATTCAGGAATTTTGTCATGCCATGTGCCTAAAAAGAGGATTTGCGCCGAAGGTTGTATGTACATGTGACAGCTCTCAGGGACTGGTTAACTTAGTCTCCGCCGGGTTTGGCGTAACCTTTTTTCCATCGCCGGGCAGGCAAAAACCCAATTCCCCGTTTGTTTTACTGAAAGTCGAGGATTTTGATTATAAAAGCTTTCTCTACCTTGCCTGGAAGGAAAAACGATACTTTTCAAAAGCGGCGCTTTATTTTCGTGAATATGTCATTCACCAAAGCAAGGTCAAAAAGAAGCGGAACCGGTTTTCAACCGTTCGATAG